Proteins encoded together in one Campylobacter concisus window:
- a CDS encoding AAA family ATPase translates to MNKLVINIYGSPGAGKSTLAKNLKKYMREKRIDVGLISEFATELIENNQKERLKDQPYVTKGQMLNIAKVLKEHDIAISDSPIELGKFYCDPKDKKRTNELIKKCKNFYTSINFFLKLDKQAKQDYTMESRVHTYAQSQKLQERMLASSILRDETFMIIDRNTQIKEVLKMIEKSKQWKEHQNQSKGLEL, encoded by the coding sequence ATGAATAAATTGGTAATAAATATTTATGGTAGTCCAGGAGCTGGCAAAAGTACGCTAGCTAAAAATTTAAAAAAATACATGAGAGAAAAAAGAATAGATGTTGGCTTAATTTCGGAATTTGCAACGGAACTCATCGAAAACAACCAAAAAGAGAGGCTAAAAGACCAGCCATACGTTACCAAAGGACAGATGTTAAATATAGCCAAAGTGCTTAAAGAGCACGACATAGCAATCAGTGACAGCCCTATAGAGCTTGGTAAATTTTATTGCGATCCAAAAGATAAGAAAAGAACAAATGAACTCATAAAAAAATGTAAAAACTTCTATACGAGTATCAACTTCTTTTTAAAACTTGACAAACAAGCCAAACAGGACTACACAATGGAAAGCAGAGTTCACACATACGCACAAAGCCAAAAATTGCAAGAAAGAATGCTGGCTTCGTCTATTCTTAGAGATGAAACGTTTATGATTATAGACAGAAACACGCAAATCAAGGAAGTTTTAAAAATGATTGAAAAATCAAAACAATGGAAAGAACACCAAAATCAAAGCAAAGGATTAGAGCTATGA
- a CDS encoding type IV secretion system protein, with product MAQTEVAKDILTDSNWINKVQAVMQENVMSLFEKFYNGSHDLVYSTASETIIILIVVFWLLGRVKNGYPTRDEIFGAIKYLILLCFIFATLSSFNAYMGVLYILTIPENAITAIVSSIFENKDFGSIVTESANRIDNLREMMWSYGTKEYLQSQEWSFLGISFNGVMDYLSAGVITAIRMIPFWIFYLAFFILLIGITIVIFFSKFMAFLILSTLPLVIPFLIMPKFLPYLWSWYKLYLSYAIIAPLAFIALNLAMNPILELEKYQDYIGELFTKQFEYLITGSITCITALFLLRKIPSWINAVLGTQMENGSGGVTGGIVAGAVAGKTILSGLARKAGGGSFIGGAVSGFGSATGAGVAGQIASASIGAGANLIKDIGAGSKAIGQGVGKAYEKYKTFRGGYVAP from the coding sequence ATGGCACAGACAGAAGTAGCAAAAGATATATTAACCGATAGCAATTGGATTAATAAAGTACAAGCCGTTATGCAAGAAAACGTAATGAGCTTATTTGAAAAATTTTATAATGGATCGCATGATTTAGTATATTCAACTGCATCGGAAACTATAATAATTCTTATAGTGGTGTTTTGGCTATTAGGTAGAGTTAAAAATGGCTACCCAACAAGAGATGAGATCTTCGGAGCTATAAAATATTTAATATTGCTATGCTTCATATTTGCAACTCTTAGCTCCTTTAACGCCTATATGGGCGTTTTATACATTTTGACAATCCCAGAGAACGCAATAACCGCAATAGTTAGCTCAATTTTTGAAAATAAAGACTTTGGATCGATTGTTACAGAGTCAGCAAACAGGATCGATAATCTAAGAGAAATGATGTGGAGCTACGGAACAAAAGAGTATTTACAATCGCAAGAGTGGTCATTTCTAGGCATTAGCTTTAATGGTGTGATGGATTATTTATCGGCAGGCGTAATAACAGCAATTCGCATGATACCTTTTTGGATTTTTTATTTAGCATTTTTTATACTTTTGATAGGAATTACAATAGTGATTTTCTTTAGTAAATTTATGGCATTTTTAATACTTAGCACCTTGCCTTTAGTCATACCATTTTTAATAATGCCAAAATTCTTACCATATTTATGGAGCTGGTATAAGCTCTATTTATCATACGCAATTATTGCACCATTAGCATTTATAGCCCTAAATTTAGCAATGAACCCAATTTTAGAACTAGAGAAATACCAAGATTATATAGGCGAACTATTTACTAAACAATTCGAATACCTAATTACAGGATCGATAACCTGCATAACAGCATTGTTTTTATTAAGGAAAATTCCAAGTTGGATCAACGCAGTGCTTGGTACACAGATGGAAAATGGAAGTGGCGGTGTAACTGGTGGAATAGTGGCTGGTGCAGTAGCAGGCAAGACCATATTAAGCGGATTAGCTAGAAAAGCTGGTGGCGGAAGTTTTATAGGCGGAGCAGTAAGTGGATTTGGATCAGCTACAGGAGCTGGAGTAGCAGGACAAATAGCTAGTGCAAGTATAGGAGCAGGTGCAAATTTAATAAAAGATATCGGCGCAGGCTCAAAAGCAATAGGTCAAGGCGTAGGAAAAGCATATGAAAAGTATAAAACATTTCGTGGCGGATATGTAGCTCCATAA